The following are encoded in a window of Vibrio azureus genomic DNA:
- the tnaA gene encoding tryptophanase, with the protein MENFKHLPEPFRIRVIEPVKRTTRAYREEAIIKAGMNPFLLSSDDVFIDLLTDSGTGAVTQEMQAAMLRGDEAYSGSRSYHALANAVQDIFGYEFTIPTHQGRGAEQIYIPVLIAKREKEKGLDRSKMVAISNYFFDTTQGHTQINCCVATNVYSEGAFDTSTNEDFKGNFDLDKLELVIRETGANNVPYIVSTITCNSAGGQPVSIANLKAVYQIAKKYDIPVIMDSARFAENAYFIQQREPGYQHWSIKEITQECYRYADALAMSAKKDAMVPMGGLLCFKDDTYKDVFHECQTLCVVQEGFPTYGGLEGGAMERLAVGLYDGMRQEWLAYRISQVAYLVEGLEALGIVCQQAGGHAAFVDAGKLLPHIPPEQFPAHALACELYKVAGIRAPEIGSLLLGRDPKTGQQLSCPAEFLRLTLPRATYTQTHMDYVIEAFEKVKQNVHKVKGLTFTYEPPVLRHFTARLKEVEAPYVLSNQATASEIAQV; encoded by the coding sequence ATGGAAAACTTTAAACACTTACCAGAACCTTTCCGTATCCGTGTTATAGAACCGGTGAAAAGAACAACCCGAGCTTATCGAGAAGAAGCAATCATTAAAGCAGGCATGAACCCGTTTTTGCTTTCGAGTGATGATGTTTTTATCGACCTTCTTACCGATAGCGGAACAGGGGCAGTCACTCAAGAAATGCAAGCCGCCATGTTACGAGGAGATGAGGCCTACAGTGGCAGTCGAAGCTATCATGCTTTGGCGAATGCCGTTCAGGATATTTTTGGTTATGAGTTCACCATACCGACACACCAAGGTCGTGGTGCTGAGCAAATTTACATTCCGGTGCTGATAGCGAAGCGAGAAAAAGAAAAAGGTTTGGATCGTAGTAAGATGGTAGCGATTTCTAATTACTTTTTTGATACCACACAAGGTCACACACAAATTAACTGTTGTGTCGCAACCAATGTTTACTCAGAAGGAGCGTTTGATACCTCCACGAATGAAGACTTCAAAGGTAATTTTGATTTAGACAAACTTGAACTCGTGATCCGAGAGACAGGCGCTAACAATGTTCCTTATATTGTCAGCACGATTACTTGTAACTCGGCCGGTGGTCAGCCGGTTTCTATTGCGAATCTTAAAGCGGTCTATCAGATCGCGAAGAAATATGACATTCCAGTGATCATGGATTCTGCAAGGTTTGCTGAAAATGCGTACTTTATCCAACAGCGCGAGCCAGGTTACCAACATTGGAGTATCAAAGAGATAACGCAAGAATGTTATCGATATGCTGATGCTTTGGCTATGTCAGCTAAAAAAGACGCGATGGTACCGATGGGTGGGTTACTTTGTTTTAAAGATGACACCTATAAAGACGTATTTCATGAATGTCAGACTTTATGTGTGGTACAAGAAGGATTTCCTACTTATGGCGGGCTTGAAGGAGGAGCAATGGAGAGGTTAGCCGTTGGTCTTTATGATGGCATGCGTCAAGAATGGTTAGCTTATCGTATTTCTCAGGTCGCATATTTAGTGGAAGGTCTTGAGGCTTTGGGCATTGTTTGTCAGCAAGCTGGTGGTCACGCTGCGTTTGTTGATGCAGGTAAATTACTGCCTCATATCCCACCGGAGCAATTTCCGGCCCATGCTCTAGCGTGTGAGCTATATAAAGTGGCAGGAATACGAGCGCCTGAGATTGGCTCGCTATTGCTGGGTCGAGATCCCAAAACGGGCCAGCAACTGTCTTGTCCTGCTGAATTTTTGCGCCTGACATTACCAAGAGCGACTTATACCCAAACTCATATGGATTATGTGATTGAAGCGTTTGAAAAGGTGAAGCAAAACGTGCACAAGGTTAAAGGTTTAACCTTCACTTATGAACCACCAGTACTAAGGCATTTCACTGCACGTTTAAAAGAAGTCGAAGCCCCTTATGTTTTGTCCAATCAGGCGACTGCCTCAGAAATAGCGCAGGTATAA
- the trxC gene encoding thioredoxin TrxC, whose amino-acid sequence MSSFKTRCPSCGSLNRVPNERVSESANCGKCQQALFDGAPIEGTIENFSALLESDLPVVVDFWAPWCNPCVGFSPVFSDVANEKNGKLRFVKVDTEAQQQLAAQFGIRSIPTVMVFKGGQRLDTINGALPKTQFEQWLNQALNK is encoded by the coding sequence ATGTCATCATTTAAAACTCGCTGCCCTTCTTGTGGCAGTTTAAACCGTGTTCCTAATGAACGAGTGTCAGAGTCCGCAAATTGTGGAAAATGCCAGCAAGCTTTGTTTGATGGAGCACCAATAGAAGGAACGATTGAGAATTTCTCTGCCCTACTAGAAAGTGACCTTCCTGTCGTTGTCGATTTTTGGGCACCGTGGTGCAACCCTTGTGTTGGGTTTTCCCCAGTTTTCAGTGATGTGGCAAATGAAAAAAATGGCAAGTTACGCTTTGTCAAGGTAGATACCGAAGCTCAGCAGCAACTTGCCGCTCAATTTGGCATTAGAAGTATTCCTACGGTCATGGTATTTAAAGGTGGTCAGCGCCTTGACACCATCAATGGTGCACTGCCTAAGACTCAGTTTGAACAGTGGCTAAATCAAGCACTTAATAAATAA
- a CDS encoding DUF2986 domain-containing protein, with translation MNRKKKINQILKAKQKKMNAKLHKSNKPRYISKAERAKMENEEQQQQEQSSESSLTES, from the coding sequence ATGAACCGTAAGAAAAAAATTAATCAAATATTAAAAGCCAAGCAGAAGAAAATGAATGCTAAGCTGCATAAAAGTAACAAGCCTCGTTATATTTCAAAAGCAGAACGCGCTAAAATGGAAAACGAAGAACAGCAGCAACAAGAGCAAAGCTCGGAAAGCTCTCTAACAGAGTCCTGA
- a CDS encoding MFS transporter, whose product MDNIVNTPVSPKVTVPVIALSLYAVASGYLMSLIPLMLGEYHISVDYASWLASVFYGGLLVGAVFFERVVRLLGHRQAFVGCLVAFSCTVMIMPLLPNPSVWLIARFIAGIAVAGVFVIVESWLMSGEEATRAKRLSFYMLSLYGGSALGQLGIGVLGVSGGVPFVAITTLIMIAILVLLFIDSEQPKSHESTALSLKQIMKLSHAAIIGCIISGLTLGSIYGMMPVELANRNINHQDIGTLMALVILGGMLVQPMVATLNKYMGRTVLMAFFCILGIFSIGLTFISSSTAVLAVALFLIGMAIFALYPIAINLGCEGLEERYIVSATQVMLFSYSIGSVVGPVVADQFMDKIHGLLGYLFTALLATCLYMLLAAARSKRPMATGL is encoded by the coding sequence TTGGACAACATCGTCAACACCCCAGTATCTCCAAAAGTTACAGTTCCGGTTATTGCACTGTCTCTTTATGCAGTAGCATCTGGTTATTTAATGAGCTTAATCCCTCTGATGTTGGGCGAATACCACATCTCTGTCGATTACGCGAGTTGGTTGGCCAGTGTTTTTTATGGCGGACTTTTGGTGGGTGCTGTTTTTTTTGAACGAGTTGTTCGCCTACTCGGTCACAGACAAGCCTTTGTTGGCTGCCTAGTCGCATTTTCTTGCACCGTTATGATTATGCCCTTGCTTCCGAATCCTAGCGTTTGGCTCATTGCCCGTTTTATCGCAGGTATCGCAGTTGCGGGGGTCTTCGTCATTGTTGAGTCTTGGCTGATGTCAGGAGAAGAAGCCACTCGAGCAAAACGACTCAGTTTTTACATGCTCTCTCTTTATGGTGGCTCAGCTCTTGGCCAGCTTGGTATTGGCGTATTAGGTGTCAGCGGAGGAGTGCCATTTGTTGCAATCACAACGCTCATCATGATCGCTATATTAGTGTTGCTGTTTATCGACTCTGAACAACCAAAAAGCCACGAGTCAACGGCGTTATCACTTAAACAAATCATGAAGCTAAGCCATGCCGCTATTATTGGCTGTATCATATCAGGGCTAACACTAGGGTCTATTTATGGCATGATGCCAGTGGAATTAGCAAACCGTAATATTAATCATCAAGATATTGGAACCTTAATGGCTTTGGTTATCTTAGGCGGAATGCTGGTTCAGCCAATGGTAGCAACACTGAATAAATACATGGGAAGAACCGTACTCATGGCTTTTTTCTGTATATTGGGTATTTTTTCAATCGGGCTGACATTCATCTCAAGCTCAACAGCAGTCTTAGCCGTCGCTTTGTTCTTGATTGGAATGGCGATCTTTGCCCTATACCCGATTGCTATTAACCTAGGTTGTGAAGGCTTAGAAGAGCGATACATCGTCTCTGCAACCCAAGTCATGCTGTTTAGCTACAGCATTGGCTCAGTCGTAGGGCCTGTAGTCGCTGACCAATTTATGGATAAAATACACGGTTTGTTAGGGTATTTATTTACGGCTTTACTCGCAACGTGTCTCTATATGTTGCTTGCAGCTGCTCGCTCAAAACGTCCAATGGCGACGGGCCTGTAA
- a CDS encoding ketoacyl-ACP synthase III: protein MTNFYAEITGWGKCIPPATLSNEELSTFIDTSDEWIKTRTGIESRRISHVNTSDLATVAAQHAIARAGLEVSDIDIIIVATCSPDTLIPNIASKVQQNLGIRSAASFDLNAACTGFIYGLETATRLIQAGNYHHAVVIGAERLSFYIDWSLRDSAVLFADGAGAVVLSRTEQPLGLMQSKVGCDANGRDILSVPKFGSAMDRFCPDNAFWHFDFVGQEIFKRAVKGMGLAAKNVLKNAELTTDDIDLVIPHQANIRIIQTLCELTGIDEEKAFINIHKYGNTSAATVPIALCEALEEGRVKPGGNLLLAAFGAGLTWGAALLKWGDRVTPVAESEAQLPECHQSAAELIQESVTRCLDNARKKHL, encoded by the coding sequence ATGACAAATTTTTATGCTGAAATTACAGGCTGGGGGAAATGTATCCCACCAGCGACATTATCTAATGAAGAACTGAGTACGTTTATCGACACATCAGATGAATGGATAAAGACTCGAACAGGGATTGAAAGTCGACGAATCAGCCATGTTAATACCTCTGATCTTGCAACCGTCGCCGCCCAGCATGCAATAGCACGGGCTGGTCTTGAAGTCTCTGATATCGATATTATCATTGTTGCGACTTGCTCGCCTGATACCTTGATTCCAAACATTGCCTCTAAGGTTCAACAGAATTTAGGAATTCGCTCCGCAGCTTCCTTTGATTTAAATGCGGCATGCACGGGTTTTATCTATGGGTTAGAAACAGCAACCAGGTTAATTCAAGCAGGTAATTACCATCATGCGGTTGTCATTGGAGCAGAACGACTGTCGTTCTATATTGATTGGTCGTTAAGAGACTCTGCCGTTCTCTTTGCGGATGGAGCTGGGGCGGTCGTGCTCAGCCGCACAGAACAGCCGCTAGGGCTGATGCAGTCTAAAGTCGGGTGTGATGCCAATGGGCGCGATATTTTATCGGTGCCAAAATTTGGTTCAGCGATGGATCGTTTCTGTCCAGATAACGCATTTTGGCATTTCGATTTTGTCGGTCAGGAGATTTTCAAACGCGCAGTAAAAGGGATGGGACTGGCTGCAAAAAATGTCTTAAAAAATGCTGAGCTAACAACCGATGATATTGACCTTGTTATCCCTCATCAGGCCAATATTCGAATCATTCAAACTTTGTGTGAATTAACGGGTATAGATGAAGAGAAAGCGTTTATCAATATTCATAAATATGGCAATACTTCTGCAGCAACGGTGCCCATCGCTTTGTGTGAAGCCTTAGAAGAAGGTAGGGTAAAACCGGGAGGAAACCTTCTACTGGCCGCATTTGGAGCGGGTCTCACTTGGGGTGCAGCTTTACTTAAGTGGGGTGACAGGGTAACGCCGGTTGCTGAGAGCGAGGCGCAATTGCCTGAATGTCACCAAAGTGCAGCAGAATTAATTCAAGAATCGGTTACGCGTTGTCTTGATAATGCGCGGAAGAAGCATCTTTAA